CCCCAGATTCTCCAGAATCTGCTCAAAAGAACTGGGCCTTTGTAAGAAACAACAGTTACAATTCTACGAAGTCATAAGGAAAACAAAAGATTTAAGCACATTTCACCATCTTTGATGAACTGCCAACACAAACCCAATCATTCCATACTGAAACCATACATTTATAACGCCAACACAACAAAGATATACATGTCTATCCTAGCAGCACATCAGAGTACAAGATTTCAGTACCACATAACTTTTGTCTCGTTACAAAAAATGGTTTCTGCAGAGCCTCTCAAGTCATGTACTGTCATTTCACCAGGTCTAGCTGCAGCTGGCTTGGGTTCATATGAAAAGACAGGAGTCAGGGCAAACATGGCACTGATGACCAGGAAACATGTTGTGTCATACCCAGAAAACTGTCCATAAGGCAACACCGCGCATTTCTCCATCTACAAGAAATTATATACTTTGACCACCTTGGATGTGTCGCACACAATCAGGTTATCTGAATCAGTTGGAGCAGTACACAACCAATTTACCTGGCAAGATAGATCAGATGTCAGTATTATGCCTAGAAATTTCAATGGCATAGTAACTAACAAAGTATTGAGTTAGTGCCATATCAAAAGACAATAATAAAAACAAAATTGAAGGTCTAGTGATGACCTTTTTCTTCACATCAATATCCAACACCAGTTCACTATTGCTGCTTGTTTCAGGAGAAAATCCTTTGGACCAATCCCATACTTTCAGTGATGCGTCGTTACCACCTGAAACAAGTAACTTTCCCTTCTCACCAAACGCTGAAAATGCCCTGTTAAGTGGTTAATTAGTGAAACAGTGAGATAAGTAAGGAACATAGAAGCAGCATAAAGGGACTTACACACAGGAGACAGCTGCAGTATGGCCACCCATTGAGTAATCAAGATGGATCCTTCTCCTTTGACATTGATTATTGCTCCCATCCCCAAGATCAGTTGTTTTTGAGCTCATGGTCGACCCCCTTGCCCGAGAAGGGCCTTTGGATTTTGCAGGGGCCAATTCATATTCTAGATCAACTACATCAACAGCACCGTCCCCCCTtgcaacggcacaaactttgtaCAACCCTCCTAAAATGCCCTCTTCAGAAACTGCTACCGAGTGAACGAAAGCAGGGTTGAGACATTGCCCTGTACTACCCGAAGAACTGCTATTTTGCAACTCAGGTGATCCTGACATTCAACAGAAATACGTTCACTGATCCACATCTGATAATAGCAGAGTGAAAAATAACAGAGCTTACAACTTTTCAATGAATCAACAGATCTTTTCCTACTATGTAAACTAACTAGTGCGACTCTTCTTTCTAATAGACACATAAGAGCTGCATTTAATATGCCTTAAGCAAGTTTCATGAGGTTTACTAGGAACTGTTAGGATGCATCATTATCAGGACAAGGCATAAGTATCAGTTCGGAAATAGAAGAATTAGGTACCATAATCAATAGAAAATAGTGTTCGCCCTTTGGAGAAATCCCACACAGCAAGCTTTGAGTCGAGGCCACCAGTAATTGCTGCCAAATCAAGACGATAATATGTTTAAAATAACATATCAAAGATAGACATATAATAGTTCTTCCCTTATCAGTTgtaaaaaaaaaaggaagaagcaGGAGCAAAAGTGAACAATAGCAATAACCTGTCCAAGGTCTCCAAGGAATGAATTGTACACTGCTGCAAATCTGTTGAAATATTGCTAAGGAAGACAGTTGCAGGGCAACGGAGACATTAAAGTGGGAATAATAATACGCAAAACTAAACCTAAACACTGTTATTTGATGAAAAGGTATGAGTTTATCCAGACCATATAAGGATACACTTGTGTGGGCTTCCCTCAATCTTTTGTACAAGCACTTTTGAGTGGTATTGACAATCTGTGAGAGGAATAGCCAAACTTATTAAGAGTGAAATAATTTATCACGCCAAAGAAGTAAAAACTTATTTCATACAAGTTTCTTCAGCTTGAAGATACTAGAGCACCCAAAAGCCTAGATCTAAAGTTATCCAACAATCCTCTTGCTATTCAAATTTATGTTCTAATCCTTCTTGGTTCTAAGTAAGCAGAGCTATATATAAAACCAGTACTTTTGAACCTAGAATGATTTAATTCTATTATTTCGAAAAGATCTTCTATACCTTAACATCCCCACTGTCATCTGCAGCAGCAAGATAGCCTTTAGAACTGACAGCAATCTGCATAAAATGTGGAACTCTTAGAATCTACCCTTGCTGGACACAGTTAAATGTTAGTATCAGGCCAAAGGCCCTAAGTTCCAGTAATAAGAGAAAATTCACAATCACAGCATCATTTCACAACGTAATAAAAAGACTAAAAGGAGTGGTGTTGCAGATAGCACAAAATACCTGGTTGATTTCATCTCTATTGTAGTTATACGTCTCCAGTGGCTTTGATTGAGATCCCTGCAAGAAAACTACTTTAATCATATTCCCAATGAAAACCAACGCAAAAAGTCACAACTTCGATATGGGAATACAAATTAAGTGGGTGCTCACTTACCATACGAATATCAAAGGACAGAATTTCGTTTCCAGCTGATATATATACATGATCTTCATTTCCTATCAAATGAAAACAAGTGACATAAAAGCGTGTGAAGTTTGCACGTCCCACAAAAAATAGGATGAACTTCTTGAGATGTTTGGAGGGCATTACTGACCTGATTTAAAACAGATGGAAGAAATAGGTTTATTTGCTGCCTCAATGGTCAAGAGCACATCTTTGGTGCGCAAATCAAACCAGCAAAGACATCCATCCTAAGGTGACAGAATAAGCTATTAGAAGTTTAGAACATGAAAAATTACCAAAGGGCAGAAACATCAGAATTACCATGTAGTGCGAAATTATATGCCCAAGGTTTCACATTGTTGAATAACCATTAGCAACTTATCATTGTAATTTCTGCAGAAATGGCCTACTGGCCTGGGAGCATAAATACCAGGACTTCCCACTTTCCCAGTACCTTCACAAAATATTCTAGTGCCGCGTGCCATTTCTCATCTCAGCTTACTAGTATTTTCTACTAAGCATAAATCGGTGCCAATATTTCTGTGTGAGGCGAATGTTGAGAAATTCATTGTGTGGTATCGAACTGAAATGCCACCATGTACTCATAGTAGCATGAGACCATGAAAAAGGTCATTGGGTGTTCAAAATCTGTTATCCTGGCACTACTTCACAAGGCATTGCATCCTGCCACGAGCTCAATGCCTCGATGAGCACCCTGAGAAGCAAGAACATCACATGGCCGCATAGTCTGCCTTCCAAGTGCGGCAGTGTCCAACAAATTAGCTCAACCGCTCCCTGCTAAAGCCTAAGGAGCGCCACAACAAAGCCTCGACAGACGAAGCCAGTGCGAAGCAACCAGATACAATTGCAAACATTGCACTACTGCGGCAGCACAGAAAAGCGGCAGGCCAGCCACGAGATTCGGCCGCTATACCAGCCGGCGCCCACGAGGTGTTCGACCGGTGTCCTAACCGAGAGAAACCATACCACAACTAGGGGCAGCGCGAGGACGTCCCCCGCGGGCTACAGCGTGTTGACGCGAGGCCATGGAAGGGGGTAACCCTTTTCTTGGAGAAAAGTCAGAGGCTCAGAGCGAGTGGAAGCGCGTACCTCGCCGGATGACGCCACGACGCCCGGGCGGGCGGAGGACGCGACGCAGCAGGTGACGGCGCCCTTCTTGTGCCCCCGCAGCCGCCGGGCCTTCCGGTCCGCCgatgtcgccgccgccgccgccgccgtttctGTCTCGGACATGGCGCGCGTGGCCGGTGAAGACGCGAGGCTTTCTCTTCCCCCCTTGACCCTTGTCGTCGGCGCAGAACCTCCCCCAGGCTGAGAAAGCACGGCACGGGTGCGTGTGACCCTCGATTGAAGTATGAACGGTCTAGATGAGATCCTCGCTCGTTTATTTCAGAAAGTCAAGTGGGGCATACCCTAGAAACAGCGGCTCGTCCCGGAGCTGCTTCTGTTCCACCACCCAAGTCCGGCGACTCCGCCGGCGAGTTTCCTTGGTTAAACCTCTCTTGAGGAGGATTGGGGAGGTTTTGGTGGGAATCGAGGTGGATTTTAACTTGCAAGGGTTTTAATCTTCTGAGTATCTTCTGTTCGTGAATTTGTCCGCAAATTTTACACAGGATTTAAACCAACCGGATGATTTTCATTTGTACCGGTACACATTCACTACACTTTTAACATATTTCATTAAATATAAGCATCCGAAAGTTAATTTAGTCTAAATCTTTGTTGTCATCCGTTGTCTAAGTCCTTGTTGTTCCTATGTCAGTTGACGATCGTGAGCCCGAAGAGTGAAGATATGGGTTACCGACGAGAAGAGTAAGACACGAGAGATAGACTGACCCACATAAGACACGAGATGTCGTCTTTTTTCAAGCCATACTCATCCTCGTAGGAGTTCGCAATCTCATTGGTGGAGACGAGGTCAACAATAAATAGACATGGACAGGCCGGCCTCATGGTGCGCGAGCGTAGGCAGATGTACCTCAAATATCCATTTCAGAATTGATGTACACACGATGTTGTGTGCACTGACGTCCAGCCAATAATTGCTCTGCACCGTGAGATGCCTTTAAAAACAAAAGTAAAAATGGCTGGATAAAAAAGTCGTGTGCATGTTGTTTAAAAAGTGTCGGATGTATAGTAGTGCTCTATCCATTTACCTTCCAGTTGATCtttagcccataatgcaatagaTCGGCCCGCAATTAGTGCATGATGGGAAGGTAAAATGAGGCTGAAAATAAAGTTGCCCAGGCAGAAAAAGGATTTtgttttagaaaaggaggatgtacctcagcctctgcatctggacgatgcatgcatccgtattattaattattcacaaaaaCCATACAAGATGATACATCAATAAGTCTCAAGCCATCACCTTGACAACACCGTTGCTACTCCTATCCCCTTGATGAAGGCGTGCCGAATGTCCGGACCTAATACCAAACAGCCATCGCActaaagcctaacatctaaaatCGAGTGTCCCCCACCAAGCCACTACCTGGATTGGGCCCATACCGGTCAGGCACACTCCCAGTGAGCACCACACGCTGCAAGGGCCGTCACCTCTATCATCCCTCGGTCCATCTTCAGAGCAAAACTGTTGCACCGACCTTGCCATGCCTCTCTGCCATCaacgccaccatgacgccagacaacttcctcctcctgcgcgagtccatctccagACGCGCCCATTGCCGAACCTCCGCGACGTCATGCCGCCAGGATCCGTCGTCGGCCTCGCGGTAGATGTAACACCGCGACTCCACTTGTCCCATTCAGCCAACGCgtgctccaaaacgatgcccctGGGAGGGACAACGACATCGGAGGTGCCATCATCGTCCGATCAGGtagacccagatctagggtttcccgcGGAGCTCACACCGTCGCCGCTGCTGGAGCTACGCGACGCCCACCACCCATAGCATCTCTTGCCCGACCATCTGAGCCTCCCAAGACGGCGCCTCCATGGAGGTTACGACGCGttgggcgccgccgccgcccaatcCAGACTGAATTTTGAACTTTCGTCCGGGAGGGGTTCGGATGTGGATAGGAGGGACCTCGGCTTCGCCTCCAAGGAGGGTAACGACGCCGTGGGCCGCCGCCGATGCCGGGCTAGACCAGCCGGCCAAAGTTTCCTTCGGTCCCCAACCTATACCACAAAACCTCCGACTGTCCCGGATCCGACAGCGAGATGAACCGAGACCAACAGAGATGCAAGTGCAATGGGGCTCAACCCACCAGGAAGGAGGATCAAGAAGGACAGCCGCCATAGATCTCCAGGCGCCGGATCCAACGATCCGACGAGGCCAGCGGCGTAGAACACCACCCTGCGCCGGCCGACAACATCCAAGCGCCCGATCCAAATGGATCCGGCCTGATCATGGCGGCGCCCGCGACCACCCGATCTGAAGTCCACGCAACCACCACCTCGCCGTGGAGCCGCATCCAAGCCGCGTCGCCGGCGCCGCAACGCGCCGCCGCCAAAATGCTCGCCCGCCGTGCCACCAGACCCCGCGCTAGCCCGACGCCTCTTtgcgatctggtcgtcccgcgccgcccaaGACGCTCCAAGGGGGAGAgatgccccgccgccgcccagccggCCAAGCTTTGCCCGGCGGCGAGGAGAGGTGGAGGCGGAGGAGGGACGAGGGGgacggcggctagggttcccccTGGGTCGCCCGCGGGGGCGACACGAGGGGGACGAGAAGGCACGTTAGCCTCAAACACAATCTAGAAGGATTGAGCAGAAAAAAAATTGCCGCCGGGCAAAGGATATACTCCTGAGTAATACGCAAATGCTGATTCAAATGCCTAAGATGTCGCCGCTGAGCCTCCACCTTCCCAAAATAGAATCTCAAGGGCTGGGAAGCAATGAGCGCAGGTACCATGCCATGGGGCCGCCAACGCCGGTGAATCCCCTCAAACTGTGCTCCACCATTCACCATCTCAAATTCCCAACTCACCGTCACCGGTACTGCACCTCTGCGCTGTGTAATCTACTGTATCTCAGGTTAAAATTCACCATCGTGTGTTTCTTAATTGGGCGAATCAGATCTTCGATTGGAACGCATGCAGGATGTCACCGTCGAGATCCAGGAAGCGCCCTTCGGGGCCGCAGCCCACCACCGCGCTCGCAAAGAAGTGGCACTGCCCCGCGCCCGCGGTGCTGGCCTCGGATGACGTCGCCGGCGCGGCGGCACCCtcgtcgccgtcctcctcctcctgggCGTCGCTTCCAGGGGATATGGTTCGACAGATAGCTTGGCGCGTGCTGGCCGGCGATTTTCTGGATTACGTCCGCCTCCGCGCCGTTTGCACCAGTTGGCGGTCCGGCACTGTGTGCCCGCGCGGCCGCGGCGTCACCGATCCACGCTTCCACCCGCGCCGCTGGATGATGCTGCCGGAGGGCCACGGTCTCTACCCCGGCCACCGAAAGCTTGGCGGCTACATCCGCTTCTTCAACCTTGACGCCGGAGCCCTCGCCCGTGTCGAGCTCCCCCTGTTCAAGAACCACTGCGCTCTGGAATCGGtcgacggcctcctcctcctccagagaGACCAAGACACGGCCATCCGCCTCGTCCACCCTTTCACTCGCGACATTGTTGAGCTCCCACCGCTTGCCACCCTCCTCACGCAGCTGGGCGACGATCTCCGCAGCGCACACACCGACCCCGAGCTGCGGAAATGGTACTATATCAGATACTGCGTGTGTGCTTCTGTTTCCTGCAGCGGTGGATCCGTCGTCGTCATGCTCGCGTTCCGTCGTCTGATGTGCGTAGCCTTTGCGACCTCCGACTCCCAAGACCAGCAATGGACCATGCCAAGCTGGGAAGTCCCATTCAACATTGCGCCCTTGGCATTCCAAGGCAGGCTATACTTTGTGCACCATCCTACAACTAATGGGTCGCTGGTTTTCCAGATCAACCCGCCCCTGCAGGTTGGCTCGCCGCCACTGCCGCCAAAGCTGATCGCCACATGTCCGGCAGATAAACTCTACAGGGGCTCACATCTGGTAGAATGCAACTCACAGATCCTGCTTGTTGGCCATGGCGACATTTCCTTAAAGCACATTGTGATTTACAAACTCGAGGACCTTATCTTGGAAAGGTTTATCCCGGTGACAAGCATCGGAGACCGTGCCCTCTTCCTCCAAGGGAAGTGCCTGAGTGTCTCCTCCACGGCGCTGCCTACTGTCATGTCTGAAACTGTTGTCTACACCCATCCAATATACTATCATTATGCACAATACCACCTCAGGACTGGTGCTTGGTCGCAACCAATCGACACATGCGGTCTAAATGGCTTTAACCCGGGTCCTCGTAGCCTCATCCACCATGTCATTACTTGCTGCATTCGCAATGTCTGGTATGGTACTGCCACTCCTACTTTGTTTTTCCTCACCACTCCCTATTTATGTTGTCACAACTGTTCCTAGATCATGTTAAATAGTGGGCTTAATACATTCTCCTTGTGACCCTTATAGGAACAAAGGGCTGTTATATTCGAAAAGGCTAGAAAATAGGCTTCCAACGCTTCTTTGGAAGGTGAAGAGAAAGCTTCGTTATTGGGTAAATTTTACTCGCATATAATCCTTTCTTTTTGTACTAGCAACTCAAAGTGATTaaggattttttttcttcttttcgaAACGGAGATTAAAGAATTTATAGTTACCACCTTTAGTTTTATTATCCTAACAAAAATAAGCAACCAACCATCGATCTGACCTGGACAGATGCTCAATCCTCACAATAATACGTGCCCTCGATCAACACCCAACTCACAGAAACTCAGCCGTCAGAAATTTAGAATCCTCCTAATCTACAAGCAGTTtgatgaggtgttcttgtggtACTCGCAATCCCCTCGTTTCTGTACTGACGCAATATCTATTAAACTAACTTTGAGATTTGCTCACCCCTTTCTTGTTGTTCCACATGACCAATCAGCCAAATAATTTGGGGGAATCGATTGATTGTTCTTGCCACATCAACCTCTAGATACATGGTATCcttatatatatatagtggatGCTTAGGCCCTTGACCTTCCTAATACACTTGGATTCCTGGTATTCCACAACAACATGTGAAAGGTTATTCTGATCTTCTGTAATTTATTGTTTTGTCTTATTTTTGGCACACATATTGATCACCAATGCTTTCAGGATTTGTGCCAGGATAACTTGTCTTGTAAGAACCATGGGGTGCGCTTGGTTTGAGCCCAATCAAACCCCACcaaaacattggctagcaaataTTTTTGCGTGTGTTTTGATTGACCATGTTTTGGTCAATTGCCCAGAATAATGGACTGGAGTTGGCTGGTGGGAGCATGGACATGCTAAAATATTAGGAACCATcaaagcaagaa
The Aegilops tauschii subsp. strangulata cultivar AL8/78 chromosome 3, Aet v6.0, whole genome shotgun sequence genome window above contains:
- the LOC109773694 gene encoding uncharacterized protein; this encodes MSETETAAAAAATSADRKARRLRGHKKGAVTCCVASSARPGVVASSGEDGCLCWFDLRTKDVLLTIEAANKPISSICFKSGNEDHVYISAGNEILSFDIRMGSQSKPLETYNYNRDEINQIAVSSKGYLAAADDSGDVKIVNTTQKCLYKRLREAHTSICSSVQFIPWRPWTAITGGLDSKLAVWDFSKGRTLFSIDYGSPELQNSSSSGSTGQCLNPAFVHSVAVSEEGILGGLYKVCAVARGDGAVDVVDLEYELAPAKSKGPSRARGSTMSSKTTDLGDGSNNQCQRRRIHLDYSMGGHTAAVSCVAFSAFGEKGKLLVSGGNDASLKVWDWSKGFSPETSSNSELVLDIDVKKKVNWLCTAPTDSDNLIVCDTSKVVKVYNFL
- the LOC109773727 gene encoding uncharacterized protein produces the protein MSPLSLHLPKIESQGLGSNERRMSPSRSRKRPSGPQPTTALAKKWHCPAPAVLASDDVAGAAAPSSPSSSSWASLPGDMVRQIAWRVLAGDFLDYVRLRAVCTSWRSGTVCPRGRGVTDPRFHPRRWMMLPEGHGLYPGHRKLGGYIRFFNLDAGALARVELPLFKNHCALESVDGLLLLQRDQDTAIRLVHPFTRDIVELPPLATLLTQLGDDLRSAHTDPELRKWYYIRYCVCASVSCSGGSVVVMLAFRRLMCVAFATSDSQDQQWTMPSWEVPFNIAPLAFQGRLYFVHHPTTNGSLVFQINPPLQVGSPPLPPKLIATCPADKLYRGSHLVECNSQILLVGHGDISLKHIVIYKLEDLILERFIPVTSIGDRALFLQGKCLSVSSTALPTVMSETVVYTHPIYYHYAQYHLRTGAWSQPIDTCGLNGFNPGPRSLIHHVITCCIRNVWNKGLLYSKRLENRLPTLLWKVKRKLRYWS